One region of Podospora bellae-mahoneyi strain CBS 112042 chromosome 1 map unlocalized CBS112042p_1.2, whole genome shotgun sequence genomic DNA includes:
- a CDS encoding uncharacterized protein (BUSCO:EOG09263UCR; COG:E; EggNog:ENOG503NY90), whose product MAFTMHSHSGQFCPGHAVDSLESIILHAISLGYQTLGLTEHMPRTSVSDLYPEELLPTPQATLDSLFPRHEEYLSTAAALQQKYADKIHILIGFEGEWIRGEEYGSLIGELAKDARVDYFIGSLHHTAGIPIDYDKALYRTAVEACGGTEEGLYEKYFDEQLEMLSALKPKVVGHFDLIRLMSEDPGRELKSNQKVWGKVIRNLEKVKEFGGWLEMNTSGLRKGMAEGYPKREIAEEWIKMGGRFTFSDDSHGIGQVATNYVRGLDYLESLGVREVWTLERETHPGTVDGKKSGLREKSVAIDDFRASLSLP is encoded by the coding sequence ATGGCCTTCACAATGCATTCCCACTCGGGCCAATTCTGCCCCGGCCACGCCGTCGACTCGCTCGagtccatcatcctccacgccatctccctcgggTACCAAACCCTCGGCCTGACCGAGCACATGCCCCGCACCTCCGTCTCGGACCTCTACCCCGAGGagctcctccccaccccgcAGGCCACCCTCGactcccttttcccccggCACGAGGAGTACCTCTCTACCGCGGCCGCGCTCCAGCAGAAGTACGCAGACAAGATCCACATCCTCATCGGGTTCGAAGGGGAGTGGATCAGAGGGGAGGAGTACGGGTCGCTGATAGGGGAGCTGGCCAAGGACGCGAGGGTGGATTACTTCATTGGGAGTCTGCACCACACGGCTGGGATTCCGATTGACTATGACAAGGCGCTTTACCGGACAGCTGTTGAGGCTTGCGGTGGCACCGAGGAGGGGCTGTATGAGAAGTATTTTGACGAgcagttggagatgttgagcgCGCTGAAGCCCAAGGTGGTAGGGCACTTCGACTTGATTAGGTTGATGAGTGAGGATCCCGGGAGGGAGTTGAAGTCGAATCAAAAGGTTTGGGGGAAGGTAATCAGGAATCTGGAAAAGGTAAAGGAGTTCGGGGGGTGGCTGGAGATGAACACTTCTGGGTTGAGGAAAGGGATGGCCGAGGGGTACCCCAAGAGGGAGATTGCTGAGGAGTGGATCAAGATGGGAGGCAGGTTTACGTTCTCTGACGATAGCCACGGGATTGGGCAGGTGGCGACGAATTATGTGAGAGGGTTGGACTATCTCGAAAGCTTGGGAGTACGGGAGGTTTGGACATTGGAAAGAGAGACACACCCAGGGACTGTAGACGGAAAGAAGAGCGGGCTGAGAGAGAAGAGCGTGGCGATTGATGACTTCAGGGCGAGTTTATCGCTCCCATGA
- a CDS encoding uncharacterized protein (COG:H; EggNog:ENOG503P8E8): MKGVIPFPLGLTLGTDVCMIPRVYSLITTNQGTPIIPTLARPFNVINNVDRFTKKLLTQNERERLEELPVYLNAVKVMSFRDGVGPVKHKNLLGRQRSERRGEIWKLAEWLAGRWAAKEAVIKAHAFRAGTSAGKVTFGGVEIVVEGEENLGRRVEETAEEEGEGARGRVQWKDKGDYILENVDGLGPRAEFGKVTGPPVAVILGDEEVGVKGQVALLSISHDGDYATAVCLGFKPDAFNGNGNAKVEGKKKAR; this comes from the coding sequence ATGAAGGGTGTCATACCCTTCCCGTTGGGTCTCACCCTGGGGACAGATGTCTGCATGATCCCCCGAGTTtactccctcatcaccacaaaCCAGGGCAcgcccatcatccccaccctcgcccgGCCCTTCAACGTGATCAACAATGTGGACAGGTTCACAAAGAAGCTGCTGACGCAAAACGAGAGGGAAcggttggaggagctgccCGTCTACCTCAACGCGGTGAAGGTCATGTCGTTTCGGGACGGGGTCGGTCCGGTAAAGCACAAGAATCTGCTTGGGAGACAGCGATcggaaagaaggggggagattTGGAAACTGGCGGAGTGGTTGGCTGGGCGGTGGGCGGCGAAGGAGGCAGTGATCAAGGCTCATGCTTTTCGGGCGGGGACGTCAGCAGGGAAGGTCAcgtttgggggggtggagattgtggttgagggtgaggagaatttggggaggagggtggaggagacggctgaggaagaaggggagggggcgagggggCGGGTGCAATGGAAGGATAAGGGGGATTATATCTTGGAGAACGTAGATGGTTTGGGGCCGAGGGCAGAATTTGGGAAGGTAACGGGACCGCCAGTGGCGGTAATATTaggagatgaggaggtgggggtgaaggggcaGGTGGCGTTGTTGAGTATCAGTCATGATGGGGATTATGCGACGGCGGTTTGTTTGGGATTCAAGCCCGATGCTTtcaatgggaatgggaatgcAAAAGTcgagggaaagaagaaggcccgGTGA